One part of the Helicobacter cetorum MIT 99-5656 genome encodes these proteins:
- a CDS encoding ribonucleotide-diphosphate reductase subunit beta: protein MEVSRKKIYNPNSTENVNERKIFGGNPTSMFDLNKIKYQWADDLWKMMLANTWFAEEVSMNDDKRDYLKLSAEEKIGYDRALAQLIFMDSLQTNNLIDNVNPFITSPEINLCLVRQAYEEALHSHAYAVMVESISANTEEIYDMWRTDMQLKSKNDYIAEVYMELAKNPTEENIVKAMFANQILEGIYFYSGFSYFYTLARSGKMLGSAQMIRFIQRDEVTHLILFQNMINALRNERKDLFTPKLIDEVIEMFKKAVEIEASWGDYITQGKILGLTSSLIEQYIQFLADSRLSKVGIPKVYGVQHPIKWVESFSSFNEQRSNFFEARVSNYAKGSVSFDDF from the coding sequence ATGGAAGTTTCACGCAAAAAGATTTATAACCCCAACTCCACAGAAAATGTGAATGAACGAAAGATTTTTGGGGGTAATCCTACAAGCATGTTTGATTTGAATAAAATCAAGTATCAATGGGCTGATGATTTATGGAAAATGATGCTCGCTAACACTTGGTTTGCTGAAGAAGTGAGCATGAATGATGATAAGAGAGATTATCTCAAATTGAGTGCGGAAGAAAAAATCGGCTATGACAGAGCCTTAGCGCAACTTATTTTTATGGATAGTTTACAAACAAATAATCTCATTGATAATGTCAATCCTTTTATCACAAGTCCAGAGATTAATCTATGCTTGGTGCGTCAAGCTTATGAAGAGGCCTTACACAGCCATGCGTATGCTGTTATGGTAGAAAGTATTAGTGCGAATACCGAAGAGATTTATGATATGTGGCGTACGGATATGCAACTAAAGAGCAAAAATGATTATATCGCTGAAGTGTATATGGAGCTAGCCAAAAACCCTACAGAAGAAAACATTGTTAAAGCGATGTTTGCTAATCAGATTTTAGAAGGGATTTATTTCTATAGTGGGTTTAGCTATTTTTACACTCTAGCTAGAAGTGGTAAAATGCTAGGCTCAGCGCAAATGATACGCTTTATCCAAAGAGATGAGGTAACACATTTGATTTTATTTCAAAATATGATAAATGCCTTAAGAAATGAGCGAAAAGATTTATTCACGCCTAAATTGATTGATGAAGTGATAGAAATGTTTAAAAAAGCTGTAGAGATTGAAGCTTCGTGGGGGGATTACATCACACAAGGTAAGATTTTAGGGCTTACTTCAAGCTTGATTGAGCAATACATTCAGTTTTTAGCAGATAGCCGTTTGAGTAAGGTGGGTATTCCTAAGGTTTATGGCGTTCAACACCCCATTAAATGGGTAGAGAGCTTTTCAAGTTTTAATGAGCAACGCTCTAACTTCTTTGAAGCTAGAGTGAGTAATTATGCTAAAGGAAGCGTGAGTTTTGATGATTTTTAA
- the xseA gene encoding exodeoxyribonuclease VII large subunit: MSVLSVSELNAQIQALLETTFLQVRVQGEISNLTIHKASGHVYFSLKDSHSVIKCVLFKGNASRLKFALKEGQEVIVFGAISVYAPRGEYQIKCLELEPKELGSLALALEQLKEKLRLKGYFDKAYKLPKPSFPKRVALITSKSSAALQDMKKIAFKRWGLCELVCIDTLMQGEACVKSVVENIAYADSFYNTSKAFDAIVVARGGGSMEDLYSFNDEKIADALFLAKTFTISAIGHESDFLLSDLVADLRASTPSNAMEILLPSSDEWLQRLDELHLKLQRHFRVLLNQKKAHLEHLETSLKRLSFENKHHLHALKLKNLKIALESKVLEMLRLKKMLLENVSTQMLTNPFLQAKTERLNALENALKLAYAHLKLPKFGAFVSRGNKAIELEKLKPSDKIELSNEKVQVGAEILSVERV, from the coding sequence ATGAGTGTGTTAAGTGTGAGCGAATTAAACGCTCAAATCCAAGCCCTTTTAGAAACGACTTTTTTACAAGTGAGAGTTCAAGGTGAAATCAGTAACCTAACCATTCATAAGGCAAGTGGACATGTGTATTTTTCTTTGAAAGACAGCCACTCTGTGATTAAATGCGTTTTGTTTAAGGGCAATGCTAGTAGGCTCAAATTCGCTTTAAAAGAAGGGCAAGAAGTCATTGTTTTTGGCGCCATTAGTGTGTATGCTCCAAGGGGGGAATACCAAATCAAATGCCTAGAATTAGAGCCTAAAGAGTTAGGCTCATTAGCCTTAGCTTTAGAGCAACTCAAAGAGAAATTACGCCTTAAGGGCTATTTTGATAAAGCTTATAAACTACCTAAACCAAGCTTTCCTAAGCGTGTGGCGTTAATCACTTCAAAAAGTTCTGCCGCCCTACAAGATATGAAAAAAATTGCTTTCAAGCGATGGGGTCTGTGTGAATTAGTCTGTATAGACACTTTAATGCAAGGGGAAGCATGTGTAAAAAGCGTGGTAGAAAATATCGCTTATGCGGATAGCTTTTATAACACTTCAAAGGCTTTTGATGCGATTGTGGTCGCTAGGGGTGGGGGGAGCATGGAAGATTTGTATTCTTTCAATGATGAAAAAATTGCTGATGCGCTATTTTTGGCTAAAACTTTCACTATTTCTGCCATAGGGCATGAAAGCGATTTTTTATTGAGTGATTTAGTGGCTGATTTAAGGGCTTCTACGCCTTCAAATGCGATGGAGATTCTACTTCCTAGTAGTGATGAATGGCTTCAACGCCTTGATGAATTGCACTTAAAATTGCAACGCCATTTTAGAGTGCTACTAAATCAAAAAAAAGCGCATTTAGAGCATTTAGAGACTTCTTTAAAACGATTGAGTTTTGAAAATAAGCACCACTTGCATGCTTTAAAACTTAAGAATCTAAAAATTGCTTTAGAAAGTAAGGTTTTAGAGATGTTACGCCTTAAAAAAATGCTTTTAGAAAATGTTTCTACTCAAATGCTAACAAACCCTTTCTTACAAGCCAAAACAGAGCGTTTGAATGCGTTAGAAAACGCTCTTAAACTCGCTTATGCACATTTGAAATTACCTAAATTTGGAGCGTTTGTCAGTAGGGGTAATAAAGCTATAGAATTAGAGAAATTAAAACCTAGTGATAAAATTGAATTGAGTAATGAAAAAGTCCAAGTGGGTGCGGAAATTTTGAGTGTTGAGAGAGTGTAG
- the rseP gene encoding RIP metalloprotease RseP translates to MLVAAILMLAFLIFVHELGHFVMARICGVKVEVFSIGFGKKLCYFKFCNTQFALSLIPLGGYVKLKGMGLEEDKENLTSDSYAEKSSFQKLWILFGGAFFNFLFAILVYFFLALSGEKALLPVIGDLENNALEAGLLKGDKILSINHQRIASFREIRELVTHSQGELVLEIERNNQVLEKRLTPKIVVIPNESNEMIRYKMIGIKPDTQKVAVVSYAVFPAFRHALSRFKEGVDLIIDSLRRLIVGSASAKELSGVVGIVGALSHANSFSTLLLFGAFLSINLGILNLLPIPALDGAQMLGVIFKSVFKTTLPTSMQNMLWLVGVGFLIFIMFLGLFNDITRLV, encoded by the coding sequence TTTGTCCATGAGTTAGGACATTTTGTAATGGCTAGAATTTGTGGGGTGAAGGTAGAAGTTTTTAGTATTGGCTTTGGCAAGAAGCTTTGCTATTTCAAATTCTGTAACACACAATTTGCTTTATCTTTGATTCCGCTTGGGGGCTATGTGAAACTAAAGGGCATGGGGCTTGAAGAAGATAAAGAAAATCTTACTAGCGATAGTTACGCAGAAAAAAGCTCTTTTCAAAAATTATGGATACTTTTTGGAGGAGCGTTTTTTAATTTTCTCTTTGCGATTTTAGTGTATTTTTTTCTAGCTTTAAGTGGGGAAAAAGCCTTACTGCCTGTCATTGGTGATTTAGAAAACAACGCTTTAGAAGCCGGACTATTAAAGGGGGATAAAATCCTTTCTATCAATCATCAAAGAATAGCGAGTTTTAGAGAGATTAGAGAGTTAGTAACGCACTCTCAAGGCGAGTTAGTCCTAGAAATAGAACGCAACAACCAAGTTTTAGAAAAGCGACTAACCCCTAAAATTGTTGTTATTCCTAATGAATCTAATGAAATGATAAGATACAAGATGATTGGCATTAAGCCTGATACTCAAAAAGTAGCTGTTGTCTCTTATGCGGTTTTTCCAGCATTTAGGCATGCTTTAAGTAGGTTTAAAGAAGGCGTTGATTTGATTATAGACTCTTTAAGGCGTTTGATTGTAGGGAGTGCTTCAGCTAAAGAATTAAGTGGGGTAGTAGGCATTGTGGGGGCATTAAGCCATGCAAATAGTTTTAGCACGCTTTTATTATTTGGGGCGTTCTTGTCTATCAATTTAGGGATTTTAAATTTATTGCCTATTCCAGCACTAGATGGGGCACAAATGCTAGGGGTTATTTTTAAAAGCGTGTTTAAAACGACCTTACCTACATCTATGCAAAATATGCTATGGTTAGTAGGGGTAGGTTTTTTGATTTTTATCATGTTCTTAGGGCTGTTTAATGATATTACACGCCTTGTATAA